One Luteibacter aegosomaticola genomic window carries:
- a CDS encoding Hpt domain-containing protein has translation MHATSLPDLLERLGRRYLSQARRRGVQLALDIDPALATDLVGPFRALAELLQQLIALAIENPHGHRVTLFVDVVHDEPGRQTAHFSVDLAAPPAAATDAFGISDLRRKAQAVGGTLHEELGDACHLSLELGFIVPPAPPHVDVVALRATLGSDEALHEVIDALGNALAADVGHLERALAQADAAAVRQWLHRVSGALGMAEATGLAAMGLRLEQDMVIRSVDDMALAVRRFAVDATRALAWLREGRLHDPLI, from the coding sequence ATGCACGCTACCAGCCTGCCCGATCTCCTTGAGCGCCTTGGTCGCCGATACCTTAGCCAGGCGCGCCGCCGTGGCGTGCAGCTCGCGCTCGATATCGATCCCGCCCTGGCCACCGATCTCGTGGGGCCGTTCCGTGCCTTGGCGGAGTTACTCCAGCAACTCATCGCGCTCGCGATCGAAAACCCACACGGCCATCGCGTCACGCTGTTCGTCGACGTCGTACACGACGAACCCGGGCGGCAGACGGCGCACTTCTCCGTGGATCTCGCGGCGCCCCCAGCGGCCGCGACCGATGCTTTCGGCATATCCGACTTGCGCCGAAAAGCACAGGCCGTGGGCGGCACCCTGCATGAGGAGCTCGGCGATGCGTGCCATCTGAGCCTCGAGCTGGGCTTTATCGTGCCGCCGGCACCACCCCACGTCGACGTGGTCGCCCTACGCGCCACCCTGGGTAGCGACGAGGCGCTGCATGAGGTCATCGATGCGCTGGGAAATGCGCTCGCCGCCGACGTGGGGCACCTCGAGCGCGCACTCGCCCAGGCCGATGCCGCTGCGGTACGCCAGTGGCTGCACCGCGTCTCCGGCGCGCTCGGCATGGCCGAGGCGACCGGCCTCGCGGCGATGGGCCTGCGCCTGGAGCAGGATATGGTGATCCGCTCCGTCGACGATATGGCGCTTGCCGTGCGCCGTTTCGCCGTGGACGCGACCCGTGCGCTGGCCTGGCTGCGCGAGGGTCGCCTGCACGATCCGCTGATATGA
- a CDS encoding response regulator transcription factor: MAYRVIVADDHPVVLKGIGLALARDGVARVVGEAGSPEALRASLASTACDALITDFSMPGTDHDGLAMLAAVRASHPAVPVMVITTIANPALYREILSLGVLGLIGKSGDARDIADALREIMAGHVYLGASVQAVLGVEQGAPVDRSGTLADLSPRELEILRLFATGNSVTDIARATGRGLSTVSQQKSNAMRKLRLVSDTEVFEYIERLRL; the protein is encoded by the coding sequence ATGGCCTACCGGGTCATTGTTGCTGACGACCATCCGGTCGTCCTGAAAGGCATCGGCCTTGCGCTGGCTCGTGATGGCGTGGCGCGTGTCGTGGGTGAGGCGGGCTCGCCCGAGGCCTTGCGCGCATCGCTTGCGTCGACGGCGTGCGACGCGCTGATCACTGATTTCAGCATGCCCGGCACCGATCACGATGGCCTCGCCATGCTGGCGGCCGTGCGTGCAAGCCACCCCGCGGTCCCGGTCATGGTCATCACCACCATCGCCAACCCGGCACTTTACCGCGAGATCCTTTCGCTGGGCGTGCTCGGCCTCATTGGCAAATCGGGCGATGCGCGGGATATCGCCGACGCCTTGCGTGAAATCATGGCTGGCCATGTCTACCTGGGCGCCTCCGTGCAGGCGGTGTTGGGCGTGGAACAGGGTGCGCCGGTCGACCGCTCGGGCACGCTGGCGGATCTTTCGCCGCGCGAGCTGGAGATCCTGCGCCTGTTCGCCACGGGGAATAGCGTGACGGATATCGCCCGTGCCACGGGGCGCGGCCTTTCCACGGTCAGCCAGCAAAAGTCGAACGCCATGCGGAAACTCCGCCTGGTCAGCGACACCGAGGTTTTCGAGTACATCGAGCGGTTGCGCCTATAA
- the tadA gene encoding tRNA adenosine(34) deaminase TadA, with protein MPFSEDDRAWMARALELAAHARDAEGEVPVGAVLVADGKAVGLGWNRNITLNDPTAHAEIQALRAAGEALGNYRFPGATLYVTLEPCAMCAMAMVHARIGRVVYGATDPKTGAAGSVFDTLISDRHNHKVTVAGGLEADVAGDMLRQFFRARR; from the coding sequence ATGCCGTTCAGCGAGGATGATCGCGCGTGGATGGCGCGCGCGCTCGAGCTGGCGGCGCACGCCCGCGACGCGGAAGGCGAAGTGCCTGTTGGCGCGGTGCTGGTAGCGGATGGCAAGGCGGTCGGCCTTGGCTGGAACCGCAACATCACGCTCAACGATCCCACCGCGCATGCGGAGATCCAGGCGTTGCGCGCGGCGGGCGAAGCCCTGGGGAACTATCGCTTTCCCGGCGCCACGCTCTACGTCACGCTGGAGCCCTGCGCCATGTGCGCGATGGCGATGGTCCATGCCCGGATCGGCAGGGTGGTTTACGGCGCGACAGATCCCAAGACCGGCGCCGCGGGCAGCGTGTTCGATACGCTTATTTCCGATCGCCACAATCACAAGGTGACGGTGGCCGGGGGTCTTGAAGCGGATGTGGCGGGCGATATGCTTCGCCAGTTCTTCCGCGCGCGGCGCTAG
- a CDS encoding NAD-dependent protein deacetylase: MNAASDSTAGLNALRNFVDAHPRLFVLTGAGISTDSGIPDYRDGQGEWKRSPPMTLQLFMSGEPARARYWARGMIGWRHFGAVQPNIAHHALANLEKQGRIELLLTQNVDGLHEAAGSINVVDLHGRMDRVRCMQCGDITRRDTMQRRLEEANPAWLDLSATIAPDGDADLDGVDFSRFSVPPCTVCGGILKPDVVFFGENVPRARVDTAWAHLGRADAMLVVGSSLMVYSGYRFVVEASRKGLPIASVNLGVTRADALLTLNVSAAVADALRPFA, translated from the coding sequence ATGAACGCCGCCTCGGACAGCACCGCAGGTCTCAATGCACTGCGAAACTTCGTAGACGCCCACCCTCGCCTCTTTGTGCTGACCGGCGCCGGCATCAGCACCGATTCCGGCATCCCGGATTACCGCGACGGCCAGGGTGAGTGGAAACGCAGCCCGCCCATGACGCTGCAGTTATTTATGAGCGGCGAACCCGCGCGGGCCCGTTACTGGGCGCGCGGCATGATCGGCTGGCGTCATTTCGGCGCGGTGCAGCCCAATATCGCGCATCACGCGCTGGCAAACCTTGAGAAGCAAGGGCGCATTGAGCTCCTGCTCACACAAAACGTCGACGGTCTCCACGAGGCCGCGGGCAGCATCAACGTCGTCGACCTGCACGGTCGCATGGATCGTGTCCGCTGCATGCAATGTGGCGACATCACCCGCCGCGACACCATGCAGCGCCGCCTCGAAGAAGCGAACCCTGCGTGGCTCGACCTCAGCGCCACGATCGCACCCGATGGCGATGCCGATCTGGATGGCGTGGACTTCTCCCGATTCAGCGTACCGCCCTGCACCGTTTGTGGCGGCATCCTGAAGCCGGACGTCGTGTTCTTCGGCGAGAACGTGCCGCGAGCGCGCGTCGACACGGCATGGGCCCATCTGGGCCGCGCCGATGCCATGCTCGTCGTCGGCTCCTCGCTCATGGTGTACTCGGGCTATCGGTTCGTCGTCGAAGCGTCGCGCAAGGGCCTGCCCATCGCTTCGGTGAATCTTGGGGTGACACGCGCCGATGCGCTGCTGACGCTCAATGTGAGCGCCGCCGTCGCAGACGCGCTGCGGCCGTTCGCCTAG